The genomic window TGAAAAGGAGCTTGGAGATCTCGCCCGGAGCGAAGAGGACGTCTTGATGTACGCCCTATTTCCTAAGATTGCCCGGGATTATCTGGAGAGACACAGAGAAGGCGTCGAAAAGACGGTCTTTCTAACCAGCAGACAAATTCAAGCCGTTAAGGGGGATGAAGCTATGGACATAGATCAGATAAAGGAACTCATAAAAATATTTGAGGATAGCGAAGTTGGAGAGCTATCGATCGAAGAGGGCGATACCAAGATTAACCTAAAAAAGAAGGCATCGAGTGGAAGCTTGACAGAGATCGCGTCACCTCACGAGGCTCAAGAGCGGCCAACCCAGAAAACCGCTGAGCAGATCCCAACGAGAAAAGACTACCCCGACGGCTGGAAAGAGATAAAGTCTCCGATGGTGGGAATGTTTTACCTAGCTCCCTCGCCTGATGCCGATCCTTTCGTCAAGGTCGGGGACGAGGTTAGCAAGGGTCAGACCCTCTGCATCCTTGAGGCCATGAAGCTTATGAATGAGATAACCATAGAAGAGGATGGGATCATCAGGGAAATCTTGATCGAAAACGCAAAGCCCGTCGAATATGGTCAACCGATCTTTCTCTATGAGCTGGTCTGATATGGATCACGAAGGGATAAACCTTGTTCAATAAGATACTCATAGCCAATCGCGGCGAGATCGCCCTAAGGATAATAAGGGCCTGCAAGGAGCTGGGGATAGCGACGGTTGCCGTCTACTCTGAGGCCGATAAGGAATCTCTCCACGTAAAGATGGCCGACGAAGCCGTCTGCATCGGACCAGCTCAGAGTGGACTCAGCTACCTAAATATTCCAAGCATCATAAGTGCGGCCGAACTGACCGGAGCTGAAGCGGTTCACCCCGGATACGGATTTTTGGCGGAAAACTCTTACTTTGCCGAAGTTCTTGGCTCATGCGATTTGACCTTCATCGGTCCCACCCCTAACGCCATCGAGCTGATGGGGCACAAGTCTGCGGCCAAAGATAAGGTGAAGGAGATAGGCGTCCCGACGATTCCCGGATCGGACGGCAAGATAGACGATCACAAGGAGGCATTGAAATTTGCCAAAAAGACCGGCTATCCCGTCATCATCAAGGCTTCGGCCGGCGGCGGGGGCAGGGGAATGCGGGCGGTTCAGAATGAGGCCGAGCTCATCGATCAGATCAAGATGGCTGAAACCGAGGCCAAAGCGGCCTTTGGTGACTCCGAAGTCTATATAGAAAAGTACCTAGAGGAGCCGCGTCACATCGAGTTTCAAATACTGGCAGACAAGTTTGGAAACGTCATACACCTTGGCGAGCGGGACTGTTCCATACAGCGCCGTCATCAGAAGCTGATCGAGGAGGCCCCTTCAGTGGCTCTCAGCACAAAGCTCCGCAAGGAGATGGGAGAGGCGGCCATAAAGATCGCCAAGGCCGTCGGCTATGAGAACGCGGGAACGGTAGAATTTCTCCTTGACAAGCATGGAGACTTTTACTTCATGGAGATGAATACGCGCGTCCAGGTAGAACATCCGGTGACCGAGGCTGTGACAGGAATCGATATCGTAAAAGAACAGATCAGGATCGCGGCCGGCGAAAAATTGAAACATACCCAGGGTGAGGTCAAGATAATCGGTCATGCCATCGAATTTCGGATAAATGCCGAAGATCCGACCAAGAACTTCATGCCTCAAGCCGGTGATGTCAAACTTTACAACCCGCCGGGCGGCCCGGGCGTTCGCGTTGATAGCCATCTCTATTCCGGCTATCGGGTTCCTCCCTACTACGATTCACTCATCGCCAAATTGATAGTCTGGGGAGAGACCAGAGACGAGGCCATAATCCGCTCAAAGAGGGTCTTGGAGGAGTTCATAGTGGTCGGCATCGAGACGATCGTACCCTTTCACCTAAAGGTCATAGATAACGCCTTTTTCAAGAAGGGTGAGATATACACCAATTTTGTCGCCCGAAGGATAATGGAGGATTGAAAAGAGGAGAAAGTGGAAAGGGCCCTTAAATCAATGTTTAAGATAGATATAAAAGAGGTCAACATCTTTATCTGTGGCGCAAACCTTCTCAAATGAACGGATGCCGATCCGATGCTTGAGCGAAGAAAGGCAAGGAGGATGGCTCTTGAAATTCTTTATGAAAAAGACATCCTCGGAGATACGATTGACGATATAATAAGGGTAAGAAACGCCTCGAACCGAGGAGCGCCCCTTTCCGATTTTGCTCTCACCCTGCTCCATGGCTTCGAAAGGAACCACGAGAAGATAGACGAGCTCATAGCCGAATATGCCG from Actinomycetota bacterium includes these protein-coding regions:
- the accC gene encoding acetyl-CoA carboxylase biotin carboxylase subunit, with amino-acid sequence MFNKILIANRGEIALRIIRACKELGIATVAVYSEADKESLHVKMADEAVCIGPAQSGLSYLNIPSIISAAELTGAEAVHPGYGFLAENSYFAEVLGSCDLTFIGPTPNAIELMGHKSAAKDKVKEIGVPTIPGSDGKIDDHKEALKFAKKTGYPVIIKASAGGGGRGMRAVQNEAELIDQIKMAETEAKAAFGDSEVYIEKYLEEPRHIEFQILADKFGNVIHLGERDCSIQRRHQKLIEEAPSVALSTKLRKEMGEAAIKIAKAVGYENAGTVEFLLDKHGDFYFMEMNTRVQVEHPVTEAVTGIDIVKEQIRIAAGEKLKHTQGEVKIIGHAIEFRINAEDPTKNFMPQAGDVKLYNPPGGPGVRVDSHLYSGYRVPPYYDSLIAKLIVWGETRDEAIIRSKRVLEEFIVVGIETIVPFHLKVIDNAFFKKGEIYTNFVARRIMED